A region of Nitrospinota bacterium DNA encodes the following proteins:
- a CDS encoding tetratricopeptide repeat protein, whose product MNLGKISSYFGEGTTLRGSLKFKGVLRFDGDFEGDVITEDTFIVGETGKVKAGLKVGNLYNFGRIVGDVDAGKGVSLHSNSSLEGNVKTPSLVTEEWAFFQGSCAMPFRERPAPQEKQSGGAKTVTASEFTSPLETGSAPEGEISALSFFLPDKKWLMGGGVIFVILALWVIFSGDGGSKEGDVASQAETEQSTQPQQAGVEQQASGAMSAVSEQDIARLKKEIERGAKTAEPYLTLSRIYLDKKGYKDSIQTLEQGVASLPNNEEIRLLLAQILHRTGREKDALKHFVTVAQINPNSPEALNNVAFQKVDGASLNQAGELFRKALDKDPANFRARLGMAIVYSKQEENEKAVNECQNILKEADDYAPAQNRLAWIFAKQGINLPEALKLSEKSLSIFDNIPEYLDTLSEVHYRNGNYEEAVNTIKKAIALVPNDPYYKRQLFKFQRSLKG is encoded by the coding sequence ATGAATCTGGGAAAGATAAGCTCATATTTCGGGGAAGGCACCACACTCCGGGGTTCTTTGAAGTTTAAAGGCGTACTCCGTTTCGATGGTGATTTTGAAGGGGACGTGATCACCGAAGACACCTTCATCGTCGGTGAAACCGGGAAAGTGAAAGCCGGGCTGAAGGTGGGCAATCTTTATAACTTCGGCCGTATAGTTGGCGATGTGGACGCCGGGAAAGGCGTTTCCCTGCATTCCAACAGCAGTCTGGAAGGGAATGTGAAAACCCCATCCCTGGTCACCGAGGAATGGGCTTTTTTCCAGGGTTCCTGCGCAATGCCGTTCCGTGAGCGGCCCGCGCCCCAGGAAAAACAGAGCGGCGGCGCCAAGACCGTTACAGCTTCGGAGTTTACCTCGCCGCTGGAGACGGGATCGGCGCCAGAGGGGGAAATTTCCGCGCTGTCTTTCTTCCTGCCGGACAAAAAATGGTTGATGGGCGGGGGTGTTATTTTTGTGATACTGGCCCTTTGGGTTATATTCAGCGGCGATGGCGGATCCAAAGAAGGCGATGTGGCTTCCCAGGCTGAAACGGAGCAATCAACCCAACCCCAACAGGCCGGAGTTGAACAGCAAGCCTCTGGCGCCATGAGCGCTGTATCCGAGCAGGACATAGCCAGGCTTAAAAAAGAAATAGAGCGGGGCGCTAAAACCGCCGAGCCTTACCTTACCCTGTCCCGCATCTACTTGGACAAGAAGGGATATAAAGATTCCATCCAAACCCTTGAGCAGGGAGTGGCCTCTCTGCCGAACAACGAAGAAATAAGGCTGTTGCTAGCCCAAATCCTGCACAGGACGGGCCGGGAGAAAGATGCCCTGAAGCATTTTGTGACCGTAGCCCAGATAAACCCGAACTCGCCCGAAGCCCTGAACAACGTGGCGTTCCAGAAGGTGGATGGGGCGTCGCTGAACCAGGCTGGTGAGCTTTTCAGGAAGGCTTTAGATAAAGACCCGGCCAATTTCCGGGCCAGGCTTGGCATGGCCATCGTTTACAGCAAGCAGGAGGAGAACGAAAAGGCTGTCAACGAATGCCAGAACATATTAAAAGAGGCCGATGATTACGCCCCTGCGCAAAACCGGCTGGCCTGGATTTTCGCCAAACAGGGGATAAACCTGCCCGAGGCGTTGAAACTTTCGGAAAAATCGTTGTCCATTTTCGACAATATCCCGGAATACCTGGATACCCTGTCGGAGGTTCATTACCGGAACGGCAACTATGAAGAGGCCGTTAACACCATCAAGAAGGCCATTGCGCTGGTGCCTAACGACCCTTATTACAAACGCCAGCTTTTCAAATTCCAGCGGTCTTTGAAAGGCTAG
- a CDS encoding acetyl-CoA carboxylase carboxyltransferase subunit alpha, whose product MVVQILDFESPMLALEGEIERIKEESLINGVDRSPEIRKKHKKLNRLRHDIFSKLTAWQRTRLARHPLRPYTLDYIRNMTTGFIELHGDRAFGDCNSIVGGFTMFDGSPVMVIGNQKGRTTGEKIHRNFGMGQPEGYRKALRLMKMAEKFRVPVITLLDTPGAYPGVGAEERGQSEAIARNLFEMSSLKIPIICVVIGEGGSGGALALGVGNRTLMLENSVYSVISPEGCAAILWSNAEKVEDAAEALGITPKYLLDIGLIDEIVKEPLGGAHRDHDKAAHILRRVLRRHLMELGRMSPRELVEHRRGRFRRMGDLAVTI is encoded by the coding sequence ATGGTCGTTCAGATTCTTGATTTTGAGTCCCCGATGCTTGCCCTTGAGGGCGAGATTGAGAGGATTAAGGAAGAGAGCCTTATTAACGGGGTGGACCGCTCCCCGGAAATAAGGAAGAAACACAAGAAGCTCAACCGTCTTCGGCATGACATATTCTCAAAGCTCACCGCATGGCAAAGGACCCGGCTGGCCAGGCACCCTTTGCGGCCCTATACCCTGGACTATATCCGGAACATGACCACGGGTTTTATCGAGTTACATGGGGACAGGGCTTTTGGGGACTGCAATTCCATAGTCGGCGGGTTCACAATGTTCGACGGGTCGCCGGTGATGGTAATCGGCAACCAGAAGGGGCGTACCACCGGGGAAAAAATCCACCGCAATTTCGGCATGGGCCAGCCGGAAGGGTACCGGAAGGCTTTGCGTCTTATGAAAATGGCGGAGAAATTCCGTGTGCCCGTCATCACCCTGCTGGACACGCCCGGGGCTTATCCGGGCGTGGGGGCGGAGGAGCGGGGCCAGTCTGAAGCCATCGCCAGGAACCTTTTCGAGATGTCTTCCCTGAAAATCCCGATAATCTGCGTGGTTATCGGTGAGGGTGGCTCCGGCGGGGCGCTGGCGCTGGGTGTGGGTAACCGCACTCTGATGCTGGAGAATTCGGTTTACTCGGTAATAAGCCCCGAGGGGTGCGCCGCGATTCTCTGGAGCAACGCGGAAAAAGTGGAAGACGCCGCCGAGGCTTTAGGTATAACCCCCAAATATCTTCTGGATATAGGGCTGATAGACGAAATCGTAAAAGAGCCGCTGGGTGGGGCCCATAGGGACCACGACAAGGCGGCCCATATATTGCGCCGGGTCCTTCGCCGCCACTTGATGGAACTGGGCCGCATGTCTCCAAGGGAACTGGTGGAGCACCGCCGGGGAAGGTTCCGCCGGATGGGGGATCTGGCCGTCACCATTTAA